CCTTCACCTTCCGGCTGGCGGCGATCGCGCCCGTCCATGCGGCTGATTTCACCGCACCGGCGATCGCGGCGCTCAGCCGCGCGGTCGCCTCTGCGCCGGGTCTGCACGGGATCACCGCCGAGGCGCGTGACCTGGTGCGCCGGCCGGTCCTGGCGGAGGAGCTGCGGAAGACAGACGTGGCGCTGTTCGACCCGCCGCGGGCGGGCGCCGCCGAACAGACCGCTGAGCTGGCGCGATCGAAGGTCGCCCGGGTGATCGGGGTGTCCTGCAACCCCGCGACCTTCGCCCGCGACGCACGTATGTTGGTCGATGCGGGCTTCCGGCTTGAAAAGGTCGCGCCCATTGACCAGTTCCTTTGGTCACCGCACATCGAACTCATCAGCATATTCAGCCGGTAGGGCCCATGATTCCGTTTTCTGTCCTCGACTTGTCGCCGGTTGTTGAGGGCGGAAACGTCTCGCAGTCCCTGAAGAACAGCGCCGATCTCGCCCAGTATGTGGAGAAGGCCGGCTATAACCGCGTGTGGTTGGCCGAGCACCACAACATGGCGGGCATCGCCAGCGCGGCGACCTCGGTGGTCATCGGCCATGTGGCGGCCGCCACCCGCGAAATCCGCGTCGGCGCCGGCGGGGTGATGCTGCCGAACCATGCGCCCATGGCGATCGCCGAGCAGTTCGGCACGCTCAACGCCCTGTTCCCCGGCCGCATCGACCTGGGTGTCGGCCGCGCGCCGGGATCGGACCAGTACGCCGCGCGCGCCTTGCGCCGGACGCTGGACGGCGACGTCGACCGTTTTCCGCAGGATGTGTTGGAGCTGATGGCCTATTTCCAGCCCGCGCAGGAGGGCCAGCCGCTGCAGGCCGTCCCCGGCGAGGGGCAGGACGTGCCGGTGTGGATTCTGGGTTCGAGCCTGTTCGGCGCGTCGCTGGCGGCCGCGCTGGGCCTGCCGTTCGCCTTCGCCTCGCACTTCGCCCCGGAAATGCTGGACCAGGCGGTGGAGATCTACCGCGAGCGGTTCACGCCCTCTGAGACCCTGGATAAGCCCTATCTGATGCTGGGCGTCAGCTGCCTGGCCGCGCCGACCGACGAAGAGGCGCAGTACCTGTTCACCAGCCAGAAGGCCTCCTTCTATCGCTCGCGCACGACGGGGCGTGGCCGCATGCAGCCGCCGAGCCGGGATTGGGATGACGCGTTGCTGCAGAACATTCCGCACGCCGGGATCAAGGCCGCCGTCGTCGGCGGTCCGGCGACGGTGAAGGCCGGTCTTGAAGCGATCATCGCCAAACACAAGGCCGATGAGCTGATCATCGCCTCCAGCGTCTTCGCCCATGAGCTGCGCAAGCGCTCCTACGGTCTGATCGCAGAGGCCGGCGGCCTGACGCCGCGGGCGCTTTAGCGAAACAGGTCGTCCTGGTCGCCAGTGCGGGCGGGGGGCTTGAACTGGCTGTGGTCGAGACGGCCGAACTTCTGGTCCAGGCCGTAGCGGCGGGTCGCCGTGGCGAAGCGCTTGGCCGTCAGGGCGGCGATCGGACCTTCGCCCTTCATCCGTGAGCCCCATTGGGCGTCGTACTCCTTTCCGCCACGGATCTGCCGGACGAGGGACATCACGCGGCTGGCGCGGTCCGGGTGGTCGCTGGCCAGCCATTCCTTGAAGAGGTCCTTGATCTCCAGCGGCAGGCGCAGGGCGACATAGCCCGCCGCGTTCGCCCCCGCCGCCGCGGCGCGTTCGAGCACCGCCTCCATCTCGTGATCGTTCAGTCCCGGAATGCAGGGAGCGAACATGACGATCACCGGCACGCCGGCATCGGAGAGCCGGCGCACCGATTCCAGGCGCTTCTCCGGCGTGGCGGCGCGGGGTTCCATGGAGCGGGCCAGCTTGCGGTCGAGCGTCGTGATCGAGATCGCCGCGCGGGCCAGGCCGCGCTGGGCCGCCGGCGCGATCAGGTCTAGGTCGCGCTGCACGAGGGCTGACTTGGTGATCACCGTGAACGGGTGGTTGAAGGCCGCCAGCACCTCAATGACCTGGCGGGTGATGCGCAAGGTCCGCTCCTGCGGCTGGTAGGGATCGGTGTTGCCGCCGATGTGGATAGTTTGCGGGACGTAGTCCGGTTTGCGCAGGGCTTGGTCCAGCAGCTTGGCGGCGTCGGGCTTGAAGAACAGCTGGCTCTCGAAGTCGAGGCCGGGCGACAGCCCCATGTAGGCGTGGGCCGGGCGGGCGTAGCAGTAAACGCAGCCATGCTCACAGCCGCGATAGGGGTTGATCGAGGCTGAGAAGCCGATGTCGGGGCTGTCGTTATGGCTGATGATCGACTTGGCCTTCTCCGGCGTGAGCGTGGTTGTGATCTTTGCGGGCGGCGCGTCGTCCAGGGTCCAGCCGTCGTCGAACCCCTCGCGCGTCAAGGACTCGTAGCGGCCGGACTCATTTGAGCGCGCCCCGCGGCCGCTGGTCGGGAGCGGGGCGGGGGGCAGGGGATGGAGAGGCCGCTCGGACATGCCGAGACCGTAGCGTGGTATTCGAACAAAACAAGAACATACTCAGTTGGCGGCGCCAGCCTTGTGCGCCACCTT
This is a stretch of genomic DNA from Phenylobacterium immobile (ATCC 35973). It encodes these proteins:
- a CDS encoding LLM class flavin-dependent oxidoreductase: MIPFSVLDLSPVVEGGNVSQSLKNSADLAQYVEKAGYNRVWLAEHHNMAGIASAATSVVIGHVAAATREIRVGAGGVMLPNHAPMAIAEQFGTLNALFPGRIDLGVGRAPGSDQYAARALRRTLDGDVDRFPQDVLELMAYFQPAQEGQPLQAVPGEGQDVPVWILGSSLFGASLAAALGLPFAFASHFAPEMLDQAVEIYRERFTPSETLDKPYLMLGVSCLAAPTDEEAQYLFTSQKASFYRSRTTGRGRMQPPSRDWDDALLQNIPHAGIKAAVVGGPATVKAGLEAIIAKHKADELIIASSVFAHELRKRSYGLIAEAGGLTPRAL
- a CDS encoding PA0069 family radical SAM protein; translated protein: MSERPLHPLPPAPLPTSGRGARSNESGRYESLTREGFDDGWTLDDAPPAKITTTLTPEKAKSIISHNDSPDIGFSASINPYRGCEHGCVYCYARPAHAYMGLSPGLDFESQLFFKPDAAKLLDQALRKPDYVPQTIHIGGNTDPYQPQERTLRITRQVIEVLAAFNHPFTVITKSALVQRDLDLIAPAAQRGLARAAISITTLDRKLARSMEPRAATPEKRLESVRRLSDAGVPVIVMFAPCIPGLNDHEMEAVLERAAAAGANAAGYVALRLPLEIKDLFKEWLASDHPDRASRVMSLVRQIRGGKEYDAQWGSRMKGEGPIAALTAKRFATATRRYGLDQKFGRLDHSQFKPPARTGDQDDLFR